The sequence ccttaattaaatttttttatatatcatcagactgaataaattttttaaattaatattttaattatcatcattagaAATTACAACGGATGCTTGAATTTCTTCAAGTTCAAGAAGAATATATCAAAGATGAACAGcgcaatttgaaaaaagaatatttacatgcTCAAGAAGAAGTCAAGCGTATACAGAGTGTACCACTTGTGATTGGACAATTTTTGGAAGCTGTTGATCAAAACACTGGTATCGTTGGTTCTACAACAGGATCTAATTATTACGTACGAATTTTATCAACTATTGACCGTGAATTGTTGAAGCCTTCTGCTAGTGTTGCACTTCACAAGCACAGCAATGCTCTTGTTGACGTTTTGCCACCAGAAGCAGACTCTAGCATTTCTATGCTTCAAgctggtaatttaaatttaaatattaaacctTTGCGCACAGAGAAAAATGgacgattttttattatgctgttgaccaaacttgaaacaggaagttgagcctccaaaaaatgattatgCTGTACTACCAAAAATGTTATGCACTCAAAACTTATTATCctcaataataattgtagTACAGTATGGCAATTTTTTGGtaactcaattttttgtttcaagtttggtcgacagcataataaaaacttGTACATTTGTTATCTCCAtttttctccaggatttttttaaatttatgtcattaaattaaaaatttttgttttataatttaatcagatGAGAAACCTGACATTCAGTACAGCGACATTGGAGGTATGGATATGCAGAAGCAAGAAATTCGTGAAGCAGTGGAATTACCACTGACTCACTTTGAATTATACAAGCAGATTGGTATCGATCCACCACGTGGTGTCTTGATGTACGGACCACCTGGTTGTGGTAAAACTATGCTTGCTAAAGCTGTCGCTAGACACACTACAGCCGCTTTTATTCGTGTTGTCGGCTCTGAATTCGTGCAAAAGTATCTCGGTGAAGGTCCAAGGATGGTACGAGATGTCTTCCGTCTTGCTAAAGAAAATTCTCCAGCTATTATATTTGTTGATGAAATTGATGCAATCGCCACGAAGCGTTTTGACGCACAAACTGGTGCTGATCGTGAAGTTCAACGTATTCTATTAGAATTGCTCAACCAGATGGACGGTTTTGATCAAACTACTAATGTTAAAGTTATCATGGCTACTAATCGTGCTGATACTTTGGACCCGGCTCTGTTGCGTCCTGGTAGATTGGATCGTAAGATTGAATTCCCTCTGCCAGATCGTCGTCAGAAACGTCTCATCTTTTCAACAATCACTACTAAAATGAATCTGAGTGAGGAAGTTGATCTAGAGGATTACGTTGCCCGGCCTGACAGAATTTCCGGTGCAGATATAAATGCTATTTGTCAAGAAGCTGGTATGCACGCAGTACGTGAAAATCGTTACATCGTTCTTGCTAAAGACTTTGAAAAAGGTTACAAGAATAACATTAAGAAAGACGAGTCTGAACATGAGTTCTACAAATAATTCatcgttattaaaaaaaaaaaaatggatattttctTTCTATGCTTAATATTGAgcgtaaatgtagcagacatcaggcaaacttaaaaatttgatagagtaaataattaaaaaaaacaatatttgtaaaaaatgcactaatttcaaaattttttaaaaccgcattttttaaattttattaattatttactccatttattattaattttaaatttgtctaatgtctgctatattcacactcatgcttaatattattttttcatattataaattataataattatccaaTGTATCGTGAAAATTGTCATTTGTCACAactaattatatacaaataaacctttgctttgaaaattatatttattacaattatttaatttaaaacgcaATACTATTTCCCTCtctttcatataaaaaataaatttatgtatgaaCTGTAGTAAGTACATAAGTTGGAGTAAGCGCTAGTGTCtctattaatattgatatattattgtctattattttaatttaataattgtctgtgacataaatgtaattttataataaatataacatttaaaaCGAATATATCAATAATGGATTTACCACGTGTTCTTATTTTAAGTACTGAAAATAACAAAGCAAGTGAAATTGCTaaaggtaataaataaatgtattgtagGTTAATATGCTTTCATTCCATTTgaataataagttattaattgataatattttatataattgtgaTGTAGATTTAGATTCACAGCTTCTAGGAGACGATGacgatgttaaatatttttcttgggACATTGACAACAAATATTACTCAGCACGAGTGGTACTGTGTGCTACTGAAAGGTTGCCACTGAGAATACCAGTTGATGGGATCGAAGCAGTGATACTTCATTATGAACCAAaggcaatttaattaattaagaactataaaggaatttattattatttgtttgatgaattttattatt comes from Microplitis demolitor isolate Queensland-Clemson2020A chromosome 8, iyMicDemo2.1a, whole genome shotgun sequence and encodes:
- the LOC103573267 gene encoding 26S proteasome regulatory subunit 6B, coding for MEEIGITVPDKDVSETDIKPVIGHYSGVGDDLDIEDLYTRYKKLQRMLEFLQVQEEYIKDEQRNLKKEYLHAQEEVKRIQSVPLVIGQFLEAVDQNTGIVGSTTGSNYYVRILSTIDRELLKPSASVALHKHSNALVDVLPPEADSSISMLQADEKPDIQYSDIGGMDMQKQEIREAVELPLTHFELYKQIGIDPPRGVLMYGPPGCGKTMLAKAVARHTTAAFIRVVGSEFVQKYLGEGPRMVRDVFRLAKENSPAIIFVDEIDAIATKRFDAQTGADREVQRILLELLNQMDGFDQTTNVKVIMATNRADTLDPALLRPGRLDRKIEFPLPDRRQKRLIFSTITTKMNLSEEVDLEDYVARPDRISGADINAICQEAGMHAVRENRYIVLAKDFEKGYKNNIKKDESEHEFYK